The proteins below are encoded in one region of Thermosulfurimonas marina:
- a CDS encoding ABC transporter substrate-binding protein: MRNCLAVFLGSLLFLWSSLSLAKEPYRIGALFSVTGPTSFIGDPEKKTLEMLVEEINRAGGINGHPVEAIIYDTQGEETLAVQKFMRLVTQDRVLAVIGPSRTGTSLAVAPLAERFRVPLISCAAGIKIVEPVRPYVFKVAQSDRLAVKKIYAYLKTQGLTRVGILTVSNGFGQSGRQELKRLAPQYGITLVADELYGPKDTDMKPQLIRIRKAGAQAVICWGTNPGPAIVARNMRELGMTQKLIMSHGVASRRFIELAGKAAEGIILPAGKLIVAHELPDSDPQKPLLLSYIKRYKARYGVEPSSFGGHAYDAFLLLKEALAKAGADRKALRDALESLKGIKGIHGIFNLSPQDHNGLSEREAFVLVEIRGGDFHLLKE, from the coding sequence ATGCGCAACTGTTTGGCCGTCTTCTTAGGGAGCCTTCTCTTCCTCTGGAGTTCTCTTTCCCTAGCCAAGGAGCCCTACCGGATCGGGGCCCTCTTTTCGGTGACCGGCCCCACCTCCTTTATCGGGGATCCGGAAAAGAAGACCCTGGAGATGCTGGTGGAGGAGATCAACCGGGCCGGGGGCATAAACGGGCACCCGGTAGAGGCCATCATCTACGATACCCAGGGAGAAGAGACCCTGGCTGTCCAGAAGTTCATGCGTCTGGTGACCCAGGATCGGGTGCTGGCGGTCATCGGGCCGAGCCGCACCGGGACCAGCCTGGCTGTGGCCCCCTTGGCGGAACGCTTCCGCGTGCCCCTCATATCCTGTGCTGCGGGGATCAAAATCGTGGAGCCGGTGCGCCCCTATGTCTTTAAAGTGGCCCAGAGCGACCGTCTCGCCGTAAAAAAGATCTACGCCTATCTGAAGACCCAGGGACTCACCCGGGTGGGGATCCTTACCGTCTCCAACGGCTTCGGTCAGAGCGGGCGTCAGGAACTCAAGCGATTGGCCCCCCAATACGGGATCACCTTGGTGGCCGATGAACTTTACGGTCCTAAGGACACGGACATGAAGCCCCAGCTCATCCGCATCCGCAAGGCCGGGGCCCAGGCGGTGATCTGCTGGGGGACCAACCCGGGCCCGGCCATTGTGGCCCGCAACATGCGGGAGCTGGGTATGACCCAGAAACTCATCATGAGCCATGGGGTGGCCTCCCGGCGTTTCATTGAGCTGGCGGGAAAGGCCGCCGAAGGGATCATCCTCCCTGCCGGCAAACTCATCGTGGCCCACGAACTTCCGGATTCCGACCCCCAGAAGCCCCTTCTTCTGAGCTATATCAAACGTTACAAGGCGCGCTACGGGGTGGAACCCTCCTCTTTCGGGGGCCACGCCTACGACGCCTTTCTTCTCCTCAAGGAGGCCCTGGCCAAAGCCGGAGCAGACCGCAAGGCCCTCCGAGACGCCTTGGAAAGCCTCAAGGGAATCAAAGGGATCCACGGGATCTTCAACCTGAGCCCCCAGGACCACAACGGGCTTTCCGAGCGGGAGGCCTTCGTGCTGGTGGAGATTCGGGGAGGAGATTTTCACCTGCTTAAAGAATGA
- a CDS encoding branched-chain amino acid ABC transporter permease gives MILELLFSGLVNGAIYALVALGFMIIYSATGVINFAQGEFVMLGAMLTAWLSGRGWPLAAVLPLALTGATLVGVLTERLTIRPAREASPLTLIIITIGVSILLKGVSMFLWGKEPLPVSPFLSGPPFTFFKAALPRQGLLVLSSSTLAFAAVAVFFRYTLWGKAMRACAYNRFGARILGINLSGLTCLSFALSAALSGLAGIVIAPLTFATYDMGTMLGLKGFSAAVFGGLGSAGGALLGGFTLGVLEALAAGYISSAYKDALAFVLLLAVLFVRPEGLFSPERVEKL, from the coding sequence ATGATCCTGGAGCTCCTTTTTTCCGGACTGGTAAACGGGGCCATTTACGCCCTGGTCGCCCTGGGGTTTATGATCATTTACAGCGCCACCGGGGTGATCAACTTTGCCCAGGGGGAATTCGTGATGCTGGGGGCCATGCTTACGGCCTGGTTGAGCGGCCGAGGCTGGCCCCTGGCGGCCGTCCTGCCCCTGGCCCTCACCGGGGCCACTCTGGTGGGAGTGCTCACCGAAAGACTCACCATCCGTCCGGCCCGGGAGGCCTCCCCCCTTACCCTGATCATCATCACCATCGGGGTCTCCATCCTTCTTAAAGGGGTCTCCATGTTCCTCTGGGGAAAGGAGCCCCTTCCGGTCTCCCCTTTTCTTTCCGGGCCCCCCTTTACTTTTTTTAAAGCGGCCCTTCCCCGTCAGGGCCTTCTGGTCCTTTCGTCCTCGACCCTGGCCTTTGCCGCGGTGGCGGTCTTTTTTCGCTACACCCTCTGGGGCAAGGCCATGCGGGCCTGTGCCTATAATCGTTTCGGGGCCCGCATCCTGGGGATCAATCTCTCCGGGCTCACCTGCCTTTCTTTTGCCCTCAGTGCAGCCCTTTCGGGTCTGGCCGGGATCGTTATTGCCCCTCTGACCTTTGCCACCTATGACATGGGAACCATGCTGGGACTCAAAGGCTTCAGCGCTGCGGTCTTCGGAGGCCTAGGCTCGGCCGGAGGAGCCCTTCTGGGGGGATTCACCCTGGGGGTGCTTGAGGCCCTGGCCGCAGGATATATCTCTTCGGCTTACAAGGATGCCCTGGCCTTTGTCCTTCTCCTGGCGGTCCTTTTCGTGCGGCCGGAGGGGCTTTTCAGTCCGGAAAGGGTGGAAAAGCTCTAA